TGTTTGgacataggcctataacaaaatgccATATACGTCAACTTGTCGTTTTTATAACTCCTTCAGTGGATGCGACATCGCTATAAAAAGAAAATTACCTTagcaagtataggcctataatgttttTTTCtgacacccccccccaaaaaaaaaccaccccgTATAGAATGGTTATCGGAAACAGATGGTAAAGGTCATGACCATCAGATACAAATATTATGACACTAAGTGGATCCAACGTAAACAAATAAGCCTTCTGAGAGTGAAAAATGTTGACATGTTTTGATCAGCTTAATTGGGATATATCAAAacaacattcatgacattggTCTTGATAAGGCGTTCAGATATTGACCCATTTTGGTTGGTATTTCCGAGTTCCACACAAGCATTGTTATCATTACACTTTAGATACGTCTTGTGGACCAGCTTCACAAAGTTCggctaaaaagaaataaatgtTTTGTTGGTTGATGGACAGATTTGAAACTGACCACCTCCAGAACGCGTTCGATGTGTTCAAATGTAACAGATTTTCAACAAATCGAACGTGTTCTGATTTGCTATCGTCTATCGTCTTCTTTGCTCGTTTTCTTTGGAAATGTTTATCCAAGCACAGTATCTTCAACCCACACATTATGAGTATTCCTGGGCTTTAAATCACCACAAAAGATTTCCATCTTGAAGACTTTAGACGCACATAATATAGAACGCGTCCGAAGTGAGAATGttgcatttagagaataaaggcaGGGCGtatgtttttagccgctggagtgcatctgtCTTTTcttaaacatttaagaaagttcctgcaatcttattggtttttagtcgtgtgatatgacacgatataacacactttagattgcaggaactttcttaaGTATTTAAAGGTTTCATATGAAGCTTGGTTGTAGTTTCACTAAAGTTCTCCTTTAAGAATGTCCAATATAATACTCAGATTGTGCAGGTATGGCCTTTAGCCAAGGTTTGAGAAATTAGCCCTAAGTAAAGGGCATAACGTTAAGGGTAGTTTCTGTTTCGTTAGGTCAGTAAAAAAGCTGCCTAATGGCAAATCACACCTTACTCTTGAAGCTTCTTGATGTATGAAATGGTTTAGCACAGTTAGTACTGGAGTTAACATGTCATTTATAGAGAGATAGTTCCGATGTTTTAGTCGTGCATTTCGGCTGACATTGCGACAAACGGTGAggctaaataaattaaattgcaaaCGAAAAACGCACGCAAAAATGTCGCACTATACTGGCTCAAATTAAATATTATCATCTTTTTGACATCTGTCGCAACAGATAAGTTTGTAGtgtattatttaattaattagaaAGCACGGGTCAGTTTTGTAACGAATACTTCCATGGTTTACATGATACGGCTTAATCAGCTTTTTGGTTTCTTCCCTTTCATAGGAAAATATGGTATTTAATTATGCTTCAAACAGAAGCATGCATCCACTCACTGTGCCCTCTATTTGTGTGTTTCAGACCTCTTGTGCCTCGGTAGATGATGTTTTGGTGGTTGATGATTGGAGGAAAGAGAATCCAGTGCCTGTTTTAGGAGACGACACTATGAATtggaaagaacgggaggataAACTACAAAACGCACTGGAATGGCTGAGAAGGGAAATTGTAAGTATATAGGCCCCCCTAAGGCCTACAAAAACCACCCAAAATTGCCCTAATTaaagggggcgccgaattgaccaagtTCAGCGCCCCTAAATCGATACTGTGGCCAAGTtaaattcagtgatttgctcatccagacgatcgtaaaaataatcaaaattcagattttggtacctttgtcattgtcatagatgtgtcaTAGCCTGCGAggggttcagccgaaagccatgtattgaagacaaaataagacattttacacgaatctgtaatttagatactgacagtatctaaattagctacatatatatttgaatggagcttcaacttcgtcagtactgctgttttctttgtgttttttttgccaaatttgtcatttcaaaaataccaaatgacaatttgaatgacttatccttcacttttaagcaatttataaacaattttaatttttttacacttgcgctgggatcactgaatgggtctttaagtggtGACAGTCGAAATTTTCAATAGTAATTTGAATGCcaggccccccaactcaacccaatattggcaaccatgagagttaccaaaaagcgcggaaaaggggtaatttttttaccagtagcaaggaccgtgaaattggcaaaataggggttaTTTAAGTtggactgtccgcgaaatttgactgtaaaatcagcaaaatagggggtatttaatttgcaccgtacgcgaaatttggataaaaggggtacttgagaaaatctagtaattttttggcaatatttagtgtcattgaaaaaggggtgtttgaaattctagtcatttaaaatgggtgttggaaattctagtcattgaaaaccacaaaaaggggttgtttttggccaaattttgtcctcgattttgtatgaaaaaggggggtaaatttgatgaaaatcattgcaaaagggggtgtttgaaagatttggtaactctcatggttgtcaacttttgtgttgagttggggggccgggttTGAATGACCGTTTGAAaaccgaaattcaacttgatgAAAACCAAAACATATGGGTATCCGTGAAAACATGCAAGATATGATTAGTCCATGATATTCCTTTATTCTGTACCATTTACCCATAATCAAAAAATTTGCTCAAAGTTGAACTTGTCATGCTTGTAGTAATAGTTTGACCTTTATGAAGTCATTACTGATAGGTGTACATCATTATCACCTGCTTCGATGAAGGTTAGTTTACCAAAATAGACATAGTCTAGATCAAGATTCACTCAATGTCATCATGTGCAGAAATATTTACTTACCGTAAATATAAACACTCGCAAATTTCAGGTCATTGGCAATTGGGGACAAGGGCAAGATTATCGCAAATGAAACagcaaatatgtgaccgtacagcacgaatgagccgtaaatgtcctcaattgtattctgagttacagtgtaaaatgggcatgaaggtcgtattcataggtacctcaatttggtgctacgtgtacctcatttaatgagatacacgtagcaccaaattgaaatactatgaatatgaccttcatgcccattttacactgtaactcagaatacaattgaggacatttacggctcattcgtgctgtacggtcacatatacaatCAGAAAAAGACATCtactcctattccagaaaaatacagaactaatttttttggattaaaaaaatataacacCTACGGTATCCTATActccaagattttgaatgcttagacttgtgccaagtcttacaattttgtcactGCTATtgccattttacctcaaattgcaaaaatattaaaatttgacttttattgccagtaaaAAAAGGATAAGGattcagctatgtttcatttggcaaaacaggatattctttttaattcaaaaaaattagttctgtatttttctggaatagggagtaggcctactactcaaaatattggtcctgcctgtcgtctatcacacggtagaggatagtaaaaacaaaaattcctattgtttattatctaattaacaacaataaagcaagcaagttttcaaagtaaatgatttgcagaatgaacttttgcaaaagtattatttttcaataatattttgatttagataatgaaaaattttttgctgcttcgaccagcaATACTTAATCTACCAGAaagcttctttcttttttccccacCAGAGTGAAATGAAAAAGCAAGATCAACTGCTAATGTGTCAATTCATCCAGCTCCGTTCTGATGTCCATCAATTGAAATGTACAGGCACCAATAGAAAGAGTAGAAAGATGGCGGAAAGCTGTAATGATCTTATCAAATCTCCACCATATCTCAACGACCCCAGTACAGCAATCACAAAATTCCAATCGACCATGGCACTCAACAATAAAAACTCCATGAATGAAAAGTttggtgttgatgatgatgatgatgatgacgagtaTGATGCTGATGACCCGGAAAGGACACTATTGGAGCCGGAATATTTTCCCGAATTTCGCAGTAGGACTATGTCTTTACTACCACCAGTACAGAAAAGAAGATTGCAATCACGGATGAGAACCACGAGGAATAAATCATTTTCCGCTGGCTCAGCAGAAAATACAGACAGGGGATTGTCAGACTTAATGGAGTGACGTAACATGGACTGTGTCGGAGTGTTGTTACACTAACCCCTTTTTGTAAAATTGCTGTCCCACATAACATAACTATATTGGAGTAATTTAACTAACCCTATAGAATCTAAACCTTATGATCTTCATCTGGAGTGGCGGTAGTTTTCTCAGGTGTTGAAGATTCAAAGTGGCATTATAACCTATAATAGCAGCTATCCATCGTATCTACcatcatttgaatgctattttcttataagaaaggttttttttaacacaagtctccacatacacaaatgacagccagtgaaaaaatttcactgaccatccaggatttgaacctgggaccttcggatcaccggaccgatgctctgccaactgagctaatgagtcagatggagaagagcagtgatgttattatctactataataggccttcagttcaatacccgcctccatcatcttctcatccaattTTTCTTATGTAATGTCCATCGTCAAAACAGGGCGAGTTGAAATCTGTACCCACCCAACTCAACTATTGTTCTAGCATCTTGAAATACTTAGATTGAGTTTAACCTAATTGTGTGAATCAGAACTCAAGTGTTTTATCCTTTGATTTTTGAATCGTACCAATTGGTTATTTCAATCCCGATTTCAATCAGAAGGTAAGGTAATTTTATGGGAACGCAACTACCCATTCTTTTCATATCTACACAGAGCTGACAAATTTAAGGGACCGATCAATTTGTAGGCAAGGGAGATTCACACTTTCTTTcggacaaaaaaaaccaacatgtTTCCAGCTCGGATTCGCTCAAATATTTTGTGATCCTGAAATTTATCCATTTAAAAGTCACAATGTATCTGAAACAAAACTCTGTTGTTCCCTTCccttaagggggcactacacccctggccaatcttgtgcctatttttgcatttttctcaaaaattagagtgcattggggacaagtaaaatttgtatattataggggcagggactacaactactgcactgacaattcagcaactcaaggcaagtagttattgatttattgatcaaatattggttttccttcatttgtgactgtaactccacaactgttgtctgtgctgaaatagaaTTTCCTGTgtaatagttgtagtccttgcccctttaatatcatatattacttgtcaccaatgcaatataattttgagaaaaatgcaaaaataggcacaaaattggccaggggtgtagtgcccccttaaatGTAAATATTGAAACTTATTGATCGGCCATTGAAATGGTCTAGGCCCCTATGATGAGAATGTAGATAGCTAGCTCCAATTTAAATATAATTTGAAGGGATCACAAATAGAATACGTCTATTTTTATATAGAAACTGTATCTTAAAATAAATACACATTGAAACTAAGTAATTGTGTCAGAGAGTTCTAAAGGTTGTGTTTAACAAGAGATACTAGTAATGTCAACGTTTgtagcctaaccctaaccgcctaagggctttttggcgacgggaagggaaagaaggaaggaacaaagagagaaaagaaggaaagaagttgtttgctctgggtgggattcgaaccccgagacccctcgcatgccaggcactgggtcggcgacactttgccacgggtcttgggcttcgctagccagcgaaaccgtgcctatatcacttagggcgattgcgtcatcacaccacgtgggatgcacgcacgaacagcgcatatatcaagtagtattttgtagtataccatcCAAATCACCACAAACTTGGCCAACATCTCACTTGATTGCGTTTTATGGTCAGCGTGGGCCATGGAATGGTCAACATAATAGTGAAAATCCTCAAAAATAGCCAAATTGGTCAATGACATTGAGGACGTGTATCTTGTACACACTCACTTATTAGTTAATTTCTCCCTATTCTGAATTGCCCCCTTCCTAATAGGTCTAATACATTAATCCTTGAATTACTGTAATGTACACTATACTTCCTGGATAGAGGAATGAGTGTGTACATGGTGCTCATATGAGTAAATCAAGGATAGACAGATTTGACCAGTGTTTTAATATCAGTGGTGTATAACATTTCAGAGGAGACACAACTGCAAAATTGCTTCGCCCGGGTTGCTTCCCTAATGACTTTGCTGgggcaaaatatgtgaaaactgcGATATCAATAGTAACATGATCCAAAATAttgttcagggataaaatggggatgcgAAAGAGTAAAGTGTTGTTAAAATGACTGaggacaaaaaatgacaaatggggatgaaaatttggtttcccccactaaaatcctggctatgcccccCCAGTGATTACATCATTGGTCTTATCTGCGTGAATACTGGGGAGAAAACATGCAGTGACAcaaaaacgtgtttaaaacgttttaaacaggttatattttggggtttggtttggCAAAAATgctttaataaaattaaatgttgggttatataatggtcatgaaaacgtttttaaaacgttttatatgagaacacactattattgtaaaatatgtttgtaaacatttattgctaaatattttgtcaacatttaaataacattatgttagttagaacaagttttcaaaaaaaattttttttgaattttatgaTGATGTTttctaccctttatataacccgacacgtTTTCTGTCATCCTTTTCTAACAGTTTGTGAATAATgtaaaaaacgttttgtgtttgttgggcagatGAAACTAATCTGGTACATTCTGTCAGTGTGAAAATTAAGGAGTCGTATAAAAATATACAACCTTTGATGAAATTAATCAAATTCATTTTTAATTATTAGATAAAGGAAACAGCttgtaatcccagcaaacacaataatattttaaaaacaatatcatGGTTATAAACACGTCTTGGTTtggaaaatgttttaataacatttaaatgtcggttatataaaggtcatgaaagcaTTTTTGTAACGGTTTATATGGAAAAACACTAACATTTTTAGAATGTtgtcaaatattataaaaaaaaaaattattttgccaaaaaatgttttctgacTGTTGTTAAAACGTTTGATATCATACATGACCTGACATTTAAACCTtctctgtaaaacgttttgtgtttgctgggttatatgTGTTACCATTTCTTTACAGACAAACACAATAATTTAGTAAACattgaatttgaacttttttgTCCAAACCAACAATTTCTCTTCATTTACCATCTACATCCATCTACTACAAATTGCCCAAGCCATTGACCAATCAAAAATATTGCAGCTGTGATGCCATTGCCATGGTCAATGACATGCATTATCATACTGTAAAGACGAATAGTTTCAGTCATTTCAAACCAACTTGTCAGTGTTCCTTTAATTTCTTAGGAATATAATGTATAACATACAAGTTGATAACAAACATACCATGATGCCTGTATCCCTTCTATAGTTTCCTTTCATATATTATGACATACTTGAGATCTGGCATCATGTTTCTGTATATCTTGTCTAACATCATAAAGGTGTGAACAGTTTAACACATCTAGAAAAGATACAATAATTATGTGAATTTTTATAGGCTTTATAACTTCTTActtggtttcagtttctttttttggggggtgagGTAGGGTGGGTGGGTGCCTAGTTCTGGCCAGAAACTAATGACAGAGGAAAATGTTGCTGTGTGACAAGTAACTTAATATAATATGCATACTCTGTAGGTCATAAGCAGGGGGGAGGTGCAGGGTAAAATCTTCCAACAAATTAGAAACACAGGGACCACTATTTTGTGTTATACTGTTTAAAATAGCAAACCCTGAAAAGTTTTAGGCAGCAAGTATTTATTGAAGGGGGAGAGGGTCATATTCTGTAAATTCTGCACCCTGCAAATATCCTGTGTAATACTACTTACCTGTCATTTACTATTAAACACACTTTTTGCTAGGGCATAAAATCAATTATTTGTTTACTGAACCCAACTGACAAACAAAAAATGCCTCATTAATTTTTGTTTCCAATTTAAGGAAAAATTAGTTTCCTCCATTGGGGGAAAACAGAAAAATACATGTTGTTGTATTTttcatttgatgatgatgatgaaaaaaaataaaatgaatgaaatgaatttatcttatattatcttgtgattatcttgtttttcattataatttgtttttatatgttatctgtacttttttatcttgtttttatattttatctgtgcttttatattttgttttaatattgtacagcgctttgtgatctttttgatgtaatgcgctatataaaattaaagtattattattaatattattatattttgtttatctGCTATTGAACTGTGTTATGGAATGTAAAGTTCCGGGTCAAGaactttatttaaaaaattcaTGCATTTTCACACAAAAGTATATGGTTAGTATATGGACAAACATTGTGAGACTTCATAAAATTGCTTCCTCAATTTTGGTTGAAGTCCTAGTTCAAAACTAGGGCTTCAACCAAAATTGAggaagcaattttgtgaaatcTGACAATGCCCCTTTAAGGCATTTTCATGCTGCAGGTAGACAATAAAAGCAATTGATCAAATCTTTTGGGCATGTCTTCAAATTCATTTATAGTAACAAACGATTCCTACTGCTCGATTGCGTCACAATACATGCAATCCCACGAGTCTTCCACATATATCAGCATGTGGTATTGCATTAATAGATATCTTGGTTTAATTGATGCAATACATTAATCTCATTAATTAATTGCATGTAAGTTATACTTCCGGATTGAAGTAGAGTATGATGACCTGACTAACCAGGAAGTGTAGGTCTGAATGTCAGGGCATTGAAACCAGGCCAAACATTACTATGCCAGCCATACACCTTTTCCTGTCACCTGCCAGTGTTaccacaaaaaaaagaaaaaagagcattgatttatagtgtgctacacacaggcacaacacctagacgttgatccacaagcctcagcacacttcacaggttgtcgctgaccactatggccccacataaACCATTTACCACACAACACATTAGGTGCACAAATGGGCTACAAATGGGAGACCTTATAAAGTGACATCAAGAGCTATCAAGGGCTATCAAGGTGCAGCATTTTTGCCCAAGGTGGGAAGCATTTACGCCAGCCATACACCTTTACCTGTCACAGTGTTGCCATACTGCACATCAGCTGCCCAAATGGGCTACTTGGGGAAGCCTCAGAAGATGACACCAAAGGCTAATTTAGCAACATTCAAGGTGCAGCGTTTTTGCCTGGGATGGAAAGGAGTACTACCATATTATTGAAGTATACAGGGATGGTGGTGCTACCCAAATGGGTGGTTTTTCACAACAAATCCATAGACATGGgttcatgtttaaaaacatacaaaaatggcaaaattgggtTTAGATTTTTACCAATAATCCATAGAAATGAGCAAATGTTTCtaaaaaaatcacccaaaaaGAGCAAActtttacccattttttttttatagtaatgACCCTTAATATTTTGTTGGTTCCTGTCATCAATGAGGAAAtagtcagatgtgatgggttgccagtcttgATGAAACCATTGGTGTAGTAGTGAAACTTAACTAAAATGTAAgtttatcattttgatttttcttGGAATTGTACAAAACGAACTATGTtaatttatccttcacttttaaagaaTTCGTACAcgattaaaaaatttttttttacactttcaatGGGAGGTGAATTGACCTTTAAACCTGTGTGTTattaaatggaaaaatatgaatgaatgagcATAACAAAATGCCCAATGCTAATTTGCATGCATATTTGTCCCTTATCAATAATAACACATATACCAACAAAGGCAGTGATGCCAACCTGGTATGTTAACCAACAGTTTGACCCAATTGAGCAGGAAAcacctcctatgtacttgtggccctgaacatgtataacatgtataaaacaaaactgccaagagattacatgaggttttgctttaaacatgttcaggggctaatGATTAAAGGTTTTCGTGCCCAAGAACGACATGTACTGAAATGTGGATTTTTTgcactacatttattttcacaattttttttgctTCAGAATTCTTTTGCAAATTGGGCGTACTGCCAGCTGTctgtattattttccacaaggtcctatGTATATACTTGATGTTGCGCcaatatacgcgatggttaactcATTAAAGAAACCTTGCAACATAATACAGAAGTGATTGTCACCAATCACCCTCCCTCTGTCTAACATGATTACACACTTACAAATAACGATAGTAACTATGCTCTTAATGTTTGCAATtgataaaaataatgttttattttgaatttaaatcATTACAAGTACTGTTTAATGCAACAGTTTATAAAACACAAATGTAATATTTAtcagtattatacatgtatagccTATAGAAGACAAATATTACTAATATTTTTACATGAATGCAAGAAGTGAAGTCATCTGCAGCTAGTTACTGCATGTATAGCTGGCAACttttgcagtatttttttttcactGAACTTAAAAAGAAAGTCTCTCTTGCAAATCACCCAGCAAATGTGTCGTGCTGTTAATACAATAGAGGTTAatgcaatgggatattccagttgaaatccatacacctcatatcaagacatgaccttaatctcccacacagggaatttcaaatgtggttacctgaattggtgattccatttgaaatctacattccctgtgtgtgagattaaggtcatgtcttcatagggggtgtatggatttcaactggaataacctaattCTCTGATAAATTCCTTGCTATTAAGTGTTTTGTTGTCACCTACTATGCTTATTGTTTTGGTTAaaataaaatatctcaaattaaTTAAAACTTGCCAGTTtcattcaaattttcaaaattctcgAACCTTTCCACACGTCACATGATTGTATTAGGCACCTTTTTAAAAACCGCATTAAAGGTACATGACCAGATTATGGTCGGGTTGTAACACATTGTGTTATCTACCCCACATTCAGGCCCATTAGGCGACAAAAACACACACTGTTTTATGGACCAATGGAATGGACTTTTCAAGGGTTGGTTGGTTAggatttttttcctttcttttttttctggagACTAAAATGATCCTAAAATAAATATATCACAGAAAGCTGGAAAAATGAGaagaaaaatcatgattttagGGTCGCCAAAAAACAATtctcccaaaacacaaaatctgaGTCGCTTGGgcttgtgaaacatgttttttttttcatccattTACCTTTCAAGCACCTTAAAGTACACAtttaacatatgtgacatgatcaacgggaatgagtcgcatgtcggccctggtccaaaatgagttttacacatgtttctaaagaggaccttagagctttcagaaactgaaaaccccatgttgatacgacttttctttctgaagttacaccaatttatcaattgctgaaaacaatataaaacaaaagaattttaacactttctttgccaatatctcaaaatcaatattagcgacatccgactcatttcccttgatcgtgtcacatatagtacATAgtgttatataaataaaatggtgTTTTCTATTCTCTAGTCACAATATGATGCAATAagattaaaacaattaaaatataagaaaataatgCTCACATTATCATTATGGAATGGTCACAGCTGCTTGGGGGGGACAACCCAAAAGATTGATGAGGTCCTATAAATGTGACCAGCTTTGTTTCATATAGCTAACCCCTACCTGTTCGTCTGCAATGAAACCGGAAGTGGTCAAAATAACACTGATGCTTTATAAGACCAAGAGCATCAGAGAAGGGTAATCAATATTTTAAACCCCACACCTTCCTAATAAGACTAGTCATTTATAGCTCATCATTGATCTTTGGGGTTGTTCCCTGAAATTAAGACTCTGTGACTTATTATTGACCCTAACATGACCCAACAGGTCAAACTTCATTGATTGACATCTGGAAATGAGCAACATGGTCTTTACAGTCGCGTGAAATTATTTTGCATGATCAACTTAAGTTTGAATTTGTGTCAATTTAGAATCATTTCAAATACCATCTGAGAGTACAGATCACAGAAATAATAAATAAGTACTATGAAGCAACTCTATAAAACTGTTTAAAATTGGTGCATTCAAAAGGTTAAAAAACACAACTTGATGCTTTCTTGATATGATTTGAAAGTGTATTTCCCCTTTCATACAAAGTGTTTTAAAATCAGTTTTCTGACCTTAAAGGCATTAACTTAACACAGGCACTGATTGGCTGCTTAATTCTGTGTTGATTATAATCAGTAACACATTCATAGCCACATAACAGTGGTGACAGTGCTTCAACTAATGTCTCCTGCAGTGACTAATTCAAACCATTGTCTTAAGGCATCACACAGTGTCTCTGGTAGAGAGTTGATATCCCTCAAGATGATATAGAATGGGAATGGGAAATGCTCCATATATGACTGGATATCTGGCATCATACCTGCTCCATGGAAGATGGGAACTTTTATGTCCAAGATTGAGTCCtgtaaataataattacaaaaataatatga
Above is a window of Amphiura filiformis chromosome 7, Afil_fr2py, whole genome shotgun sequence DNA encoding:
- the LOC140156700 gene encoding uncharacterized protein — encoded protein: MDPVTAELREIALMNVVSVRKKSFSALTIEANDIQGEHVKSTVNISVTSSAVVDQSYAVEASRRPVVEPINCESTNENLRGADSSEDIFGDSSDEQLPSSPSPISPILSRVDAADDLSHSTWPRKYRKASVRFTEDTTMVRQRENSSHLASAASSEWGAVTDNGYVDEGETSQKTSCASVDDVLVVDDWRKENPVPVLGDDTMNWKEREDKLQNALEWLRREISEMKKQDQLLMCQFIQLRSDVHQLKCTGTNRKSRKMAESCNDLIKSPPYLNDPSTAITKFQSTMALNNKNSMNEKFGVDDDDDDDEYDADDPERTLLEPEYFPEFRSRTMSLLPPVQKRRLQSRMRTTRNKSFSAGSAENTDRGLSDLME